Proteins encoded together in one Streptomyces sp. TLI_171 window:
- a CDS encoding M4 family metallopeptidase, translated as MSPSSSTRRHTLSAAALAATAALLVTGVQYGTASAAPAGLGRDAAIAKARANVAGHADLFGFGSDQGLVVKDVVIDADGSQHVRFDRTYQGLPVIGGDLVVHQDARGKLKDSSRAKGHNPAVKTTKPAVAAQTSAAEALREAPGIAGATSQPELVVWAADGTARLAWQTTVSGTGKQGQPTGRIVVTDATTGEAIEAYDSEHQATGTGHSEYTGDVAIATTLQGDGSYALIDPVRGHTTKDAHNLSASSVKATSGTLYTDADNVWGDGKKFSTDRATAAVDAHANTAWTYDYYKNTFGRSGIKNDGKGATVFVHVGTNWDNAQWSDACFCMMTGDGNGSTDPEQVDLDTMGHEMTHGVTSATANLRYSGESGGLNESTSDIFGTMVEFYAHNAVDKGDYLFSDQSTPPWLRRFDKPSLDGGSANCWTKKVGQLDVHYSSGVGNHWFYLASEGSGAKTIDGVAYNSPTCNSSTVTGIGNQKVAAIWYRALTVYMTSTTDYKGARAASLNAARDLYGAGSAEYNTVAAAWSAVSVS; from the coding sequence GTGAGCCCCTCCTCCTCCACGCGCCGTCACACCCTTTCGGCTGCGGCCCTGGCGGCGACCGCCGCCCTGCTCGTCACCGGTGTCCAGTACGGCACCGCCTCCGCCGCCCCGGCCGGTCTCGGCCGGGACGCGGCGATCGCCAAGGCCCGGGCCAACGTGGCCGGCCACGCGGACCTGTTCGGCTTCGGTTCCGACCAGGGACTCGTGGTCAAGGACGTGGTGATCGACGCGGACGGATCGCAGCACGTCCGCTTCGACCGCACCTACCAGGGCCTGCCGGTGATCGGCGGCGACCTGGTGGTGCACCAGGACGCCCGCGGCAAGCTGAAGGACTCCTCGCGGGCCAAGGGCCACAACCCGGCCGTGAAGACCACCAAGCCGGCCGTCGCGGCGCAGACCAGTGCGGCCGAAGCGCTGCGCGAGGCCCCGGGCATCGCCGGCGCCACCTCGCAGCCGGAGCTGGTGGTGTGGGCGGCCGACGGCACGGCCCGGCTGGCCTGGCAGACCACGGTGAGCGGCACCGGCAAGCAGGGCCAGCCCACCGGCCGGATCGTGGTCACCGACGCCACCACCGGCGAGGCGATCGAGGCCTACGACTCCGAGCACCAGGCCACCGGCACCGGCCACTCCGAGTACACCGGCGACGTCGCGATCGCCACCACCCTGCAGGGCGACGGCAGTTACGCGCTGATCGACCCCGTCCGCGGCCACACCACCAAGGACGCGCACAACCTGTCCGCCAGCAGCGTCAAGGCGACCTCCGGCACGCTGTACACCGACGCCGACAACGTGTGGGGCGACGGGAAGAAGTTCTCCACCGACCGGGCCACCGCCGCCGTCGACGCGCACGCCAACACGGCCTGGACGTACGACTACTACAAGAACACCTTCGGCCGCAGCGGCATCAAGAACGACGGCAAGGGCGCCACCGTCTTCGTGCACGTCGGCACCAACTGGGACAACGCCCAGTGGTCCGACGCCTGCTTCTGCATGATGACCGGCGACGGCAACGGCAGCACCGACCCCGAGCAGGTCGACCTCGACACCATGGGCCACGAGATGACCCACGGCGTCACCAGCGCCACCGCCAACCTCCGCTACAGCGGCGAGTCCGGCGGCCTGAACGAGTCGACCAGCGACATCTTCGGCACCATGGTCGAGTTCTACGCCCACAACGCGGTGGACAAGGGCGACTACCTGTTCAGCGACCAGTCGACGCCGCCGTGGCTGCGCCGCTTCGACAAGCCCTCGCTGGACGGCGGCTCGGCCAACTGCTGGACCAAGAAGGTCGGCCAGCTCGACGTGCACTACTCCTCCGGGGTCGGCAACCACTGGTTCTACCTGGCCAGCGAGGGCAGCGGCGCGAAGACCATCGACGGCGTCGCCTACAACAGCCCGACCTGCAACAGCTCGACCGTCACCGGCATCGGCAACCAGAAGGTCGCCGCGATCTGGTACCGGGCGCTGACCGTCTACATGACCTCCACCACCGACTACAAGGGCGCCCGCGCGGCGTCGCTGAACGCCGCGCGGGACCTGTACGGAGCCGGGTCGGCCGAGTACAACACGGTCGCCGCCGCGTGGAGCGCCGTCTCGGTCTCCTGA
- a CDS encoding TetR/AcrR family transcriptional regulator, translating to MTASTPNPTLRNQRSHRAILDAALDLATRQGYARLTVEAIAAAAGVGKQTIYRWWPTKAAVVLEAMNDRTGPARRVPDTGDLAADLAAATQGVMRLLDSPLGPVWCGLIADAQGDERLAEDIRTTFFEPRFACWRQRLDKAVTAGELRGDVPTATMVELLFGPIYYRLLLGLGALDPDDTPARVDYLLSGLRNT from the coding sequence ATGACCGCCTCAACTCCCAACCCCACCCTGCGCAACCAGCGTTCGCACCGGGCGATCCTGGACGCCGCGCTCGACCTGGCGACGCGTCAGGGCTACGCCAGGCTCACCGTCGAGGCGATCGCCGCGGCCGCCGGTGTCGGGAAGCAGACCATCTACCGCTGGTGGCCCACCAAGGCGGCCGTCGTCCTGGAAGCGATGAACGACCGCACCGGCCCGGCCCGCCGGGTCCCGGACACCGGCGACCTCGCCGCCGACCTCGCCGCCGCCACCCAGGGCGTGATGCGCCTGCTCGACAGTCCCCTCGGGCCGGTCTGGTGCGGCCTGATCGCCGACGCCCAGGGCGACGAGCGGCTCGCCGAGGACATCCGCACCACCTTCTTCGAACCCCGTTTCGCCTGCTGGCGGCAGCGCCTCGACAAGGCCGTCACCGCCGGCGAGCTCCGCGGCGACGTTCCGACCGCGACCATGGTCGAACTGCTCTTCGGCCCGATCTACTACCGCCTGCTCCTCGGCCTCGGCGCCCTCGACCCGGACGACACCCCCGCCCGGGTCGACTACCTGCTCAGCGGCCTCCGGAACACCTGA
- a CDS encoding GH92 family glycosyl hydrolase, with protein MPSTVLKSRAAVVVSTLLLAACGPGALVVLAPTAAAATGLTQYVDPFIGTDDSNAPNPVGGGAGGSTYPGATVPFGGVQFSPDTPTASPSGYRDSDTSIEDFSLTHFDGAGCSNNEDLPLLPVTGSLGASPGSNWTGYASGYTKANESAAPGYYKNRLDRYATTVELTATTRTGMGRLSYPATGAAQLLVNTGRSATGNRSGSVQVNGSELTGSVTAGGFCGSSKTYQIYFDIRFDRAPTGFGTWNGGTVGAGSSSTSGSNTGAYVTFDTTASSTVQFKVALSYVSIANAQANLTAENNGWDFAAVRSAADTAWNKVLGRAQVTGGTSTDLKKFYTALYHVFQSPNIASDVNGDYRGFDGAVHNSARPVYQNYSGWDIYRSWAALIALIAPNEAADIANSMVLDGQQGGLLPKWSQQTNEDFVMTGDPGPIIVGSMYAFGARGFDTAAALALMKKSSAGGTAQGSPIRGNQGTYTNLHYIPGAPSDSLEYSASDFAVAQFAKALGSTADYTAFMTKAQWWRNTYGPDAGYVQPRNSDGTWKWPLDPASPADFTEGNAAQYTWMVPYDYADLINDMGGRQTAVQRLDHHFTQVNAGQSLPYYYIGNEPEHAVPWAYNYARHPAGASAAVRKVMTESFTTGAGGLPGNDDLGATSAWYVWAALGLYPSTPGVDTLAAHGPTFPSVVLHRPAGDITVNTIGGGPYVQGLAVNGAATSHNYLRYPDVSGGATLDFTMGAAPSPVWGTGAGDVPPSFQDGAGPVPAAPDLGANLAQGRPTSASAACAAAESADKVVDGSLQNNSKWCSQTSGASLQVDLGSAQTVGSVVVKHAGLGGESTAWNSAAFQLQTSTDGVTWSNAATVGGSRASRTYTPFAPRTARYVRIVVSAPSNTGGNTATRLYELEVYAAGPGPVAGPVTSGLNTAKCVDDYSAGTANGNKIVLWDCNGSAAQQWTPTGNTLQILGKCLDVTSSGTANGTAVQLWDCNGTGAQQWQSTNGTLVNPNSGRCLDVPNSGTTNGIRLQIWDCNGTAAQKWNLNGAV; from the coding sequence GTGCCCTCAACCGTTCTCAAATCACGTGCCGCCGTAGTGGTCAGCACTCTCCTGCTCGCCGCCTGCGGCCCCGGCGCCCTCGTCGTCCTCGCCCCGACGGCCGCGGCCGCCACGGGCCTCACCCAGTACGTCGACCCGTTCATCGGGACCGACGACAGCAACGCCCCCAACCCGGTCGGCGGCGGCGCCGGCGGCTCCACCTACCCCGGCGCCACGGTGCCCTTCGGCGGGGTGCAGTTCAGCCCCGACACGCCGACCGCCTCGCCGTCCGGCTACCGCGACTCCGACACCTCGATCGAGGACTTCAGCCTCACCCACTTCGACGGGGCGGGCTGCTCCAACAACGAGGACCTGCCGCTGCTGCCGGTGACCGGGAGCCTCGGCGCCTCGCCGGGCAGCAACTGGACCGGCTACGCCTCGGGCTACACCAAGGCCAACGAGTCCGCCGCCCCCGGCTACTACAAGAACCGGCTCGACCGGTACGCCACCACCGTCGAGCTGACCGCGACCACCCGCACCGGCATGGGCCGCCTGAGCTACCCCGCCACCGGCGCCGCCCAGCTGCTGGTCAACACCGGCCGCAGCGCCACCGGCAACCGCAGCGGCTCGGTACAGGTCAACGGCTCCGAGCTGACCGGCAGCGTCACCGCCGGCGGCTTCTGCGGCTCCTCGAAGACCTACCAGATCTACTTCGACATCCGCTTCGACCGCGCCCCGACCGGCTTCGGCACCTGGAACGGCGGCACCGTCGGCGCCGGCTCCAGCAGCACCTCCGGCAGCAACACCGGGGCCTACGTCACCTTCGACACCACGGCCTCGTCGACCGTGCAGTTCAAGGTGGCGCTCAGCTACGTCAGCATCGCCAACGCCCAGGCGAACCTGACCGCGGAGAACAACGGCTGGGACTTCGCGGCCGTGCGCTCCGCGGCCGACACCGCGTGGAACAAGGTGCTCGGCCGGGCGCAGGTCACCGGCGGCACCTCCACCGACCTGAAGAAGTTCTACACGGCGCTGTACCACGTGTTCCAGAGCCCCAACATCGCCAGCGACGTCAACGGCGACTACCGGGGCTTCGACGGCGCCGTCCACAACTCCGCCCGCCCGGTGTACCAGAACTACTCCGGCTGGGACATCTACCGCTCGTGGGCCGCGCTGATCGCCCTGATCGCACCGAACGAGGCCGCCGACATCGCGAACTCCATGGTCCTGGACGGCCAGCAGGGCGGCCTGCTGCCCAAGTGGTCCCAGCAGACCAACGAGGACTTCGTGATGACCGGCGACCCCGGGCCGATCATCGTCGGAAGCATGTACGCCTTCGGCGCGCGCGGCTTCGACACCGCGGCCGCACTGGCCCTGATGAAGAAGTCCTCGGCCGGCGGCACCGCGCAGGGCTCGCCGATCCGCGGCAACCAGGGCACGTACACCAACCTGCACTACATCCCGGGCGCCCCCTCCGACTCGCTGGAGTACTCGGCCTCCGACTTCGCGGTGGCCCAGTTCGCCAAGGCGCTCGGCAGCACCGCCGACTACACCGCCTTCATGACCAAGGCCCAGTGGTGGCGCAACACCTACGGCCCCGACGCGGGCTACGTCCAGCCGCGCAACTCCGACGGCACCTGGAAATGGCCGCTGGACCCCGCCTCCCCGGCCGACTTCACCGAGGGCAACGCCGCCCAGTACACCTGGATGGTCCCCTACGACTACGCCGACCTGATCAACGACATGGGCGGCCGGCAGACCGCGGTCCAGCGGCTCGACCACCACTTCACCCAGGTCAACGCCGGGCAGAGCCTGCCCTACTACTACATCGGCAACGAGCCCGAGCACGCCGTGCCGTGGGCCTACAACTACGCCCGCCACCCCGCCGGCGCCTCCGCGGCCGTCCGCAAGGTGATGACCGAGTCCTTCACCACCGGCGCCGGCGGACTGCCCGGCAACGACGACCTCGGGGCGACCTCCGCCTGGTACGTCTGGGCGGCCCTCGGCCTCTACCCGTCGACCCCCGGCGTCGACACCCTCGCCGCGCACGGCCCGACCTTCCCGTCGGTGGTGCTCCACCGCCCGGCCGGCGACATCACCGTCAACACCATCGGCGGCGGCCCGTACGTCCAGGGCCTGGCCGTCAACGGCGCCGCCACCAGTCACAACTACCTGCGCTACCCCGACGTTTCGGGCGGCGCCACGCTGGACTTCACCATGGGCGCCGCGCCCAGCCCGGTCTGGGGCACCGGCGCGGGCGACGTGCCGCCCTCCTTCCAGGACGGCGCCGGCCCCGTGCCCGCGGCCCCGGACCTGGGCGCCAACCTCGCCCAGGGCAGGCCCACCAGCGCCTCCGCGGCCTGCGCCGCGGCCGAGTCCGCGGACAAGGTGGTGGACGGCAGCCTGCAGAACAACAGCAAGTGGTGCTCGCAGACGTCCGGCGCCAGTCTCCAGGTCGACCTGGGATCCGCGCAGACCGTCGGCTCGGTGGTGGTCAAGCACGCCGGCCTCGGTGGTGAGTCCACCGCGTGGAACTCGGCCGCCTTCCAACTGCAGACCAGTACCGACGGCGTCACCTGGAGCAACGCCGCGACCGTCGGCGGCTCGCGCGCCAGCCGCACCTACACCCCGTTCGCGCCGCGCACAGCCCGGTACGTCCGGATCGTGGTCTCCGCTCCGTCGAACACCGGCGGCAACACCGCCACCCGGCTCTACGAGTTGGAGGTCTACGCCGCAGGACCCGGCCCGGTGGCCGGCCCGGTCACCTCGGGCCTGAACACCGCGAAGTGCGTGGACGACTACTCGGCCGGCACCGCCAACGGCAACAAGATCGTCCTCTGGGACTGCAACGGCAGTGCCGCCCAGCAGTGGACGCCCACCGGCAACACCCTGCAGATCCTCGGCAAGTGTCTGGACGTCACCTCCTCGGGCACCGCCAACGGCACCGCGGTCCAGCTCTGGGACTGCAACGGCACCGGCGCCCAGCAGTGGCAGTCCACCAACGGGACGCTGGTGAACCCGAACTCCGGCCGCTGCCTCGACGTCCCCAACTCCGGCACCACCAACGGCATCCGGCTCCAGATCTGGGACTGCAACGGCACCGCCGCCCAGAAGTGGAACCTGAACGGCGCGGTGTAG